Below is a window of Acidobacteriota bacterium DNA.
CGCGCGGCCAAATACAGTGATGAAAAAGGCGGCGGCTCATTGACAGCCCTGCCGATCATTGAAACCCAGGCCGGCGACATCTCGGCGTACATTCCAACCAACGTGATTTCAATCACTGATGGTCAGATCTTCCTCGAAGCCGACCTCTTTAACGCCGGGGTCCGACCCGCCATCAACGTCGGTCTGTCGGTTTCCCGCGTGGGAGGAAACGCCCAGATCAAAGCCATGAAGCAGGTCGCCGGAACACTCCGCCTCGAACTGGCCCAGTACCGCGAACTTGCCGCCTTCGCCCAGTTTGGCTCCGACCTTGACAAAGCCACCCAGCAACAGTTGGCTCGTGGTCAGCGCCTGACGGAAATCCTCAAACAGCCGCAATATGTACCAATGCCGGTTGAAAAGCAGGTCTTTCTGGTGTGGGCCGCCACGGGTGGTCACGTGGATGAAATTCCCGTGGCTGAACTCCGTCGGTTTGAGACCGAGTTGATGTCCTTCCTGGATAACAGCAAGTCTTCACTGCTCAAGAAAATTCTGGACAAGAAGGAATTGACCGGCGAGATCAAGGATGAAATGAAGGCAGCCATTGACGAGTTCAAGAAGACCTTCACCGTTCGCGGCCAGGCAGCAAAAGCCTAAGAGAATGAAGAATGAAGAATGAAGAATGAAGAAACCATTCTGTTTTTTCTTTCTTCATTCTCAATTCTCAATTCTTCATTCAGACATGGCTTAACCCTTATTCATCACACAGAAATAAAAAGCTATGCCAAATTTACAGGGTGTCAGGCGACGAATTAAGGCGGTGCGCAGCATGCGCCAGATCACCAAAGCGATGAAACTGGTGTCTACCTCGCGCTTGAAACGTGCGCAGGATCGAGTAACCGCAGCGCGCCCATACTCCAGGAAAATGACCGAAGTGCTTGAAAATCTGGCTTCACGGACCACCGGGTTTTCGAGTCCACTGTTAGAACAACGCACCGGAAACCGGGTCTTGCTGGTCCTGGTGACTGGCGATAAAGGGTTATGCGGTGCGTTTAACACCAACCTGATCCGGGCGGCCAACCTCTTCATCCGTGAAAATCCGGATGCCCACATCGAACTGGTGGCCATCGGACGCAAAGGCCGGGATTTCTTCCGGCGACGCAACATCAAAATTCGCAAGGAATATATCGGCATCACAGCCAAAGCGGTCACGTATGAGATTGCTGCCGAGATTGCCCACGAAGTAGTCGAGATGTTTAGTGGCAGTTCAACCGAAACGCTTGAAGAAGCGGCTGAAAAAACCGAATTTGAAACTCCAGATAAAGTCGTTCTGATTTATAATGAGTTCAAATCCGTCATTCAGCAGGTTGTTCGAACCGAACAACTCCTGCCAATCGGACGCTTTACCGAAACGACCGATGAGGGGCAAGGAGGTTCGGATTCAAGCACTGACTATCTCTATGAGCAGCCACCAGCCGAAATTTTCACCCGGCTGCTTCCCCGCTACATTGAAACCCAGATGTTTCAGGCCCTGCTTGAATCAGTGGCATCCGAACATGGTTCCCGGATGACCGCCATGGACTCCGCCAGCAAGAACGCCACCGAGGTGATTAACAAGCTGACGCTGAACATGAACCGCATCCGTCAGGCAGCCATCACCAACGACATCATCGAAGTGGTCAGCGGCGCGGCAGCACTTTAGGACCGGGTTCAGGGTTCAGGGTTCAGGGTTCAGGGTTCAGGGTTCAGGGTTCAGGGTTCAGGGTTCAGGGTTCAGGGTTCAGGGTTCAGGGTCTTCGAACTTTTGTCCTTTTCGTCTTTTTTGTCCTTTATGTCTTTTAAACCCTGGACCCTGAAACCCTGAACCCTTACCAATACGATTTTCTTATTCGGCGTTTGGAGCAGCAAACATCAGTTGCTCCAAACGCCGAAATGTTTTCCAATGCCCTGACTGGTTGACCCCTGATCCTGAAAATAGACGAAACCAATATGCTTGTTGTTATTTGTGGTGGTGGCCCTGGTGGCGCGGTTGCCGCCCAAAAGCTGGCCCAAAGTGGCGTTGAAACCATTCTTCTTGAAAAAAATTTCACCCGGATCAAACCCTGTGGCGGGGCAGTCCCTCCAGCGCTGATCCGCGAATTTGATATTCCAGAACACATCATTGAACGGCGGGTTCAAGCCCTCACGGTTTATGCCCCCTCAGGCCAATCGGTTCAGATAGAGACTTCAAATAGTTTTGTGGGCATGGTCAACCGCGAAGCGTTTGACAATTTCTTGCGGGATCGGGCGGCCCAGGCAGGTGCTTTGATCGTCGAAGCCCGCGTTGAAACACTTGATGCAACAGAACTTGGCGCGTTTGTGACGTTTACAACCCCTGACGGCAAACGGAAAACTGTCCAGCCGGATTGCATCATTGGCGCCGACGGCGTCAATTCTCTGGTCGCCCGAAAACTCAATCTGGTCAAAGGCGGTTTGCAGGCAACGGCTGTCCAGGAACGATTTGCACTCAAGTCTGATCACATTGCCCAGTTGATCCAGCGGTGTGAAATTTATTATGACGGGCGGTTTTCGCCTGATTTCTATAGCTGGGTGTACCCTAAAGCCGACCACGTCGTGATTGGCACCGCCACCACAGTCAGCAATGCCAACGTCCATATCTATCTGGAAACCTTCAAACAGCAGCTTGGCATTCATGACGCACCGATGTTGACTGAAACCGCTCAAATTCCGCTCCGTCCGTTGAAAAGCTGGACCGCCAACCGGGCAGTCTTGATCGGGGACGCTGCTGGCCTGGCAGCGCCAACGTCGGGTGAAGGCATTTATTATGCAATGAAAAGTGGTGTGATGGCGGCAGATGCAATTTTAGAATGCAGCGCTGATTTGCGGGCACATAAGCTGGAAGATGCCTACCAGAAACGATTTATGAAAGAGTACGGCGCAACCTACCGTCAACTTGAAGCTTTACAAACGGCTTACTACCAGAGCGACGAACACCGCGAAGCACTGGTTCACCTGTGCACTGATGCCTCAATTCGTGATCTGGCCATCCAGTCATATCTGTTTAACAAACGCCTTTCACCAGTCTCAATTTTTACTTCATTAAAGCTCAAAACCAAAAACGCTGTTCAGTTGACCAGGGTGAAGCTTGGTCACTTTACCGGGAATGAAAAACTGGACAAAATTGCCAAATGAATCAACCTATTTCGTCGAAGCTCCACTATGTATTGCGTGTGTTTCACAGCATCTGTTTATTTGTTCTGGTGTTTGTGACGGTCGGTGCTGGCCCCTGCGGATACAAACCAGCCGGGAAAGGTGGTTCATTGCCGCCGAATATCCGCACGATTGCCATTCAGACATTTACCAACGAGAGCCTGCGGTATCGGGTCGAACAACGGTTTACGGCGGCGCTGGCGGATGAAATTCTGCGCCGGGGGTTACCAATCAGGCTCACAACCGATACCACTCACGCCGATGCGCTCATCACCGGGAGCATCCGCAACTTTGGATTTCGAGGGGTACTCGTTGACGATCAGGGCCGTATCCGCCTGTATGAACTCACCATCACTTCAGCCGTGACGCTGCGCGACCAGACCTCCAATCGCGTCCTGTTTAACGATCAACGGCTGCAATTTCGTGGCGAATATCAACTCTCCGATGATCCGCGCTCATTTTTTAACGAAGAAGACCCAGCCGTCGAACGCATGGCCCGCGACTTCGCCCGAAGCGTGGTAACTTCAATGTTAGAGGGATTTTAGTCAGTAGTCAGTAGTCAGTAGTCAGTAGTCAGTAGTCAGTAGTCAGTAGTCAGTAGTCAGTAGTCAGTAGTCAGTAGTCAGTAGTCAGTAGTCAGTAGTCGAGTGTTGGGAATTGAGAAATTCTGTCAAGTGGATTCGGTTCTATTTGAGTCATTTAGGAACAATTCTTTTCAAGAATTCGACGGATTCAACGATCCGGGTTTTATCTACTGACTACTGACTTATCAACTACTGACTTATCAACTACTGACTACTGACTACGATCTTGAATTATCCACCGTCCACACCAAAAAATCGTGCGCCAGCTCAGTATTGGGAAAGATTGAACGGGCATCTTTGAGCAGATCATCGAGGGTGATAGCGCTTTCATTGGTGTAGCGCGGGCTGAAATGTGTCAGCAAGAGTTGTTTCACACCGGCTTCGAGGGCGACACGGGCGGCCATGCGCGTGGTTGAATGCAGGGCGCGATGGGCCAGGGGCTCGTCTTCGTGGGCATAGGTACTTTCGTGAATCAAAACATCCGCATCTTTGGCCAGCCGGACTGATGATTCGGAATAAATCGTGTCGGTGCAATACACCACTGACCGGCCCGGCTTGGGAGGACCACAGAGTTCGGCGCCGTTGATGGTTTGGCCATCGGCGAGCGTGATGGAATTACCGCGTTTGAGTTCTCCGTAGAGCGGCCCAAACGGAATCCCCAGCGCCTTTGCTTTTTCGACCAGAAACTGACCGGGTCGGTCTTTTTCCTGCACCCGGTAGCCATAAGCTGGAATGCGATGCCGGAGCGTGGCACAGGTAACCGTGTATTCGTGGTCTTCAAAGACCAGTCCAGGTTTCACCGGGTGAATATTGAGATTGTAGGGAAACTGGGTCTGCGTGAAGTGCTGGCAAGCGTGGATCAAGTCTTTCAACTCAGCCGGTCCATATAAATCAACTTTGGTCATTCGCCCGGTCAGACCAGCGCTGGAAAGCAAGCCCATCAGTCCAAACGTGTGGTCGCCGTGCATATGCGTGACGAAAATACGGCGCAACTGGCTGATACTGAGGTTGCTGCGAAAAAACTGATGCTGGGTGCCTTCGCCACAGTCAAACATCCACTGCTCCCCTCGTTGGGTCAACGACAGGATCACGCTCGACACATTGCGTGCCCGAGTTGGAACGCCTGAACTGGTACCGAGAAAAGTGATTTGCATGGGTGGCTTTTGTTCTTCGGGCTGAAAACTTTGGGCTGAGAAAACCAGGGCTTGGGGCAATCGAAGGGATGAGGGATGAGGGATGAGGGATGAAGGATGAAATAAACCCAATTCTTCAGCCCCAAGCCCTCAGCCCCCAACCTGCCTTCTTCAGCCCTGGTTTTATTCGTTAAAAGGTGAAGCTTCGGCCTCTTCGCCATAGAACATCTGCAATTGATCCCGGAGATATTCAAAGGCCGTTTGCGGCGTATCGGCAAAACGAAACAGATTCAGATCCTCTTGATTGATCATTCCCCACTTTTCAAGGGCGTCAAAATTCAAAACTTCGCGCCAGTACTGCTCGCCATAAATCACAATCGGAATTGGGCGGCGCAGTTTTTTGGTTTGAATCAGGGTCAGGACTTCAAGGAGTTCGTCTAACGTTCCAAAGCCGCCTGGAAAAATCACCAGCGCTTTTGACAGGTAGATAAACCAAAACTTGCGCATGAAAAAGTAGTGAAACTCAAAACTCAACTCATTTGAAATAAATGGGTTCGGAGCTTGCTCAAATGGAAGGCTGATATTGAGGCCGATTGACTTGCCGTGTGCCAGTGCGGCACCTCGATTGGCAGCCTCCATAATGCCCGGACCGCCTCCAGAACAAATCAAAAACCGTCGCTGGCGTTCTTTGAGGCTTTTTGACCACTCGGTCAATAACCGGGCAAGTTCAACTGCATCATCATAATAACGCCCCATTTCCAGTGCCCGGTCCAGTTTGTCCCGGTAACCATCCTCAAGCCCATCATTTTTCAATTCTTTCTCGACTTCTTCACTCGGGCGAATCCGGGCTGAACCAAAAAAGACGATGGTGTCTTTGACCTTGTAATGGCGGAATCTCGATTCCGGCTCCAGATATTCGCTCAGAATCCGCAACACTCGGGCGCTGTTGCTATTTAAAAAATCCAGGTTTTTATAGGCTTTGAGCGGAAGCGGGCGCTTCGATTGATCTTTGGACATTCAGGGGCAACTCCTTATGACAGAATGGCAAGCTGACAAAGTGACAGAATGACAAGGTGACAAAATGACAAGGTGACAGAGTAATTGTTTGACCACTCGCTACTCACTGCTCTGGGTTTGACTACTTCGCTCCCTCTACTTAAATCGGCGATAGAATGGTCGGCGGCGGTTCTTTCGGGCTTCCAATTCGACAAAGGCGTTACTGTACAGAGCAATGATATCAGCGTGCAAATGTGTTCCCCCATCTTGATCGGACAAGAGTGGCTGGAGCCGTCCCAGGGTGTGAACAAAGGCAGTTCGTAGCGGCACCGGGCGATCTGGATGGTACACCAGATGACAGGGAACGCCACGCGTCCAGGTCACCCAATCGGCCAGTTCCTGCGAGTTTCCAACCGTGGCCGAAAGCATCAGAATGCGGGCGTCAGGCGGGGTATAAATGATTGATTCTTCCCAGGCTACGCCACGTTCGCGGTCCCCCAGATAATGAACTTCATCAAACACGACCAGCCGAACCTGGCTGAGAGTCCGGTCTGAAAACCCAAGGCCGTTCATGGCGTCATAGAGGCCATTGCGGTAAATCTCGGTCGTACCGATTTTGAGCGGAGCATCCGGGTTGACCCGCCGATCACCAGTGATGATGCCAACGTTTTCGGGGCCGAAAATGCGACTGAATTCCCGAAATTTGTCATTGGAAAGGGCTTTGAGTGGAGAGGTATACCAGCAGGATTGACCGCGCTCCAATACCCCACGGATGGCCTGCTCGGCAATCCAGGTCTTTCCCGAGCCGGTTGGTGCTGAAACCATAACATCCGCATCCTGATTCAAAACCAGGTCAACCGCTTCAAGTTGAAAATCGTCAGGCCGAAACGGCTGAACTTCCGGCGCCCCAATTCCAGCCAGCAACTGATCAAGTTCTTCCCGGCGCCGACGGCGGAGCATCAACGAATGCAAATCAAGCGATTCCTCAGCTTTGGCGCCGGCTGATTTTTCAAATTCAATCAGTTCCTTTAACACCTGATTGATCCCGCCCGATGCCAGCAACTGGACGACCGCCAAAGCTGGCACACCGGCGGCATGGTGGCCTTTTTGATATGACCGGGTCAGCACGGCCACAATTTTATCCAGACCCGCTTTCGGGGCTTTTGGTTCGCGTTCTTCAAGCCAGTCGCGCAACTGTTTGGGAGTCAACTCAACGGCTTCAACCAGACGGTGGGCAAGTGCCGGCTGGTCCTGGGCTTGAATTGAAAGTTCAACGATCAATTCCATCCGGTTCAGCTTTGAAAGCGTTCTGGGGAGTGCTGAGGAAAGATCTTCGACAGGTGCTTTTTTCTTTCGGTTCGCAGATTTGGTCTCCGCCGGGCCAGATAAAATCTGGCGCAGTTGCGATGTATTGAGCGTTTCTGCCAGCCGAATCAGTTCAGATGATGACAGGTTCAAAGCAAACTCCTTAATTGAATGAAGAATTGAGAATTAAGAATTAAGAATTAAGAATTGGTTGGTTCTTGGTTCTTCTTCAAAAGTATTGATTTCTAACCACTAATCACATTCTTCATTCTCAATTCTTCATTCTTCATGTTGGCCTTACAGCCAGCGTTCCATCACGACGGCGTCTTCCGTGGGCCCATAATAGTAATTGCGGCGACGGGTGACGGATTGAAACCCTAGCTGGTAATAGAGCAACTGTGCCGCTGTGTTTGAAGCCCGAACCTCCAGCCGGACACTTTTGGCGCCATAGATGCGACCACGCGCCATGGCTTCCTCCATCAATTCCCACCCAACGCCAAATCGTCGAAAATCTGGATGTGTCGCAATGTTGTTGATATGGAGTTCGTCATACTCTTCGACCGGAGAGGGCACAACCCGCCCCACGATAAAACCAAGAATGCGTCGCATCATGGCTCCCGGTTCATCACCTCGGGCGACCAGCATGATGGCCATCGGGTTGTAATGCAGATCCCAATGATAGCCTTCATACCCCCAGCGACTCAGCCCGGTGGTTTCTTCAAGCTCCACCACTTCCTCCAGGTCGGCTTCCATCATATCCGCCACAAAAAACTTGAGTCCCTTTGGTTTTTCCATTTTCGACACCTCACGCCTGACTTTCGACTGGCTGGATCAATTTGAGTTCGGCTTCAGACGGACGAACATAGCAGGCGTCGATTTCGTGGGCTCCAATCTGTTTTCCCTCCCGCCAGCGATTGAGAAAAAGCCTCGCTGCCGTTGGTGCCAGAAAGGTTGGAGATTGAATACAATACCAACCGCCTGATTCAATCAGGTAATTCATTTGAGAAGCCTGGTCAAGTGGAAAAAATTGAACGTGCTGCTTGTCAGCTTCAGATTGCAGGCGGCCAGACAAGGTGGGAATCGCATCTCCGGTAAAAAACCCCGCAGCGGCAAATGTCGGAGGGGTTCGGAGAAACACGGTTACGATCTCGGCAATCTGATTTTTGTGACCGGCGACTGGTTCAGTGAGCGGTTGCGGCCCAGTGCCGGATTCGAGCCGAAAACACTGGGCATAGACCTCGTCCCGATACGAAATCTGTACCACCCAGGCCCAAACCGGGGTTGAAAAGGAAGGAACGGCAGTGGTCAAAGCTTCGAGCGTGGTGGCGGTGACAACTGGCCGATTCAGGGCCTGGCTCATCGCCTGAATCGTAGCCAATCCGACACGGAGACCGGTAAAACTGCCTGGGCCAACCAGGACGCCAAATCCGTCCAGTTCGGTCACAGCACAACCGGCGCGGTGTAAGACAAAATCAATATCACTGATCACCAGTGATGAAGTTTGCCTGGTAACCACGCCAAATTCGGCCAGAAGCTGGCTTCCACGAACCAGCGCAACGCTAAATTGGGTGGAAGTTGTGTCCAGAATCAGGAGTACAGGGGAATCAGGAGGTGAGGAAACAGTCATCGAATTTGAATTAATCTTTCTGCAACATATTCCAGGTAGGGTCAGTGTCAAATCGCATTTCAGTTTTTCAAGAGTAACCACACCGGCTTCAAACTGATCTCAAAATAAGATTTCAGGATCTGAGGACAAAGGAGAATCTGAGCTTTACGCTTGTTAACAGCCCTTAGCCCTGTCTGATTGGGTGAAATTGTGGTGTTTGACACATCTTGTCGCTCAACTATATAGTTGCACCGCTTGCTCTGACAATCCTGTGGCTCTTCAACCCTTTACTCCTCACACGCTTTTTCAAGCGGACCCCAGGGCGGCGATCTTCTGCCAATACAGGCAACTGTAGAATCAGCCGGCAGCCAGGACTTCTCTTCATCAGAGGACTTTCACGTGAAAGACATTCGAACCATTGGTGTCATGACAGGCGGTGGCGATGCACCGGGACTGAATGCAGCATTACGGGCAGTTGTTCGCCGGGCCATGCAGGCCCACCTGCGGGTGCTCGGTATCCATCACGGTTGGAAGGGTTTGATCCAGGGTAAGGTTGAACCCCTTACACGCTATTCAATTTCAGGTATTCTCCCACGGGGTGGAACGATTCTGGGAACGTCACGCGTCAACCCACTTGAATCGGATGAATCGCTGCAGCGTATCCAGGAAACCTGGCGGCGGTTTGGACTTGATGCCCTGATTACAATTGGAGGCGATGGCACACTCAGTGCCGCGTTGCGCATGTGGCGTGATCAAGGCTACCCAATCGTCGGAATCCCAAAAACGATTGATAATGATGTGCGTGGCACCGACTTTACCCTTGGCTTTGATACCGCCGTGTCAATCGCCACCGAAGCCATTGACCGATTACACAGCACGGCTGAATCCCACGACCGGGTAATGGTGGTCGAAGTTATGGGCCGTCATGCTGGTTGGATTGCGGCCACTTCAGCCATTGCCGGGGGTGCCGACATGGTGCTCGTACCGGAATACCCGTTCCGGATTTCCCGAATCTGCGAAATCATCAACCAGCGCAAATCACTCGGGCGCTTTTTTTCAATCATCGTGGTGGCGGAGGATGCTCACCCGCATCCGGATGAAAATTTTCTCTCTGAACAAGATGCCCAGGAGGTATTTGAACATACCCGACTGGGCGGGATTGGCTCACTGCTTGGAAAAAAAATCGAGGAATTGACCGGGATTGTTACCCGAGTCACGGTGCTGGGATTTGTCCAACGTGGAGGCGGGCCAACCGCGTTTGACCGGATGCTGGCCTCACGCATGGGGGTCAAAGCTGTGGATATGGTGCTCAACCGTGAATTCGGCTCCATGACGGCCATCCAGGGAACACATATGGTCTCAGTTCCACTCGAACATGCGGTCTCGGGTATCAAGCTCCTGGATGACAGTATTTACCGCGATTGTGAAGTCTTTTTCGGTTAGACGTTCCGTCCTCTTCTCCCGCCGCCAAATTCAGCTTCTTTCCGACAGGTTGTCTTAAACTTAAAACAAAATCCCAAGTCCTTTCGTGTCATAAGGATCCCCTGGGTTCCCTCCCCAGGGAGTATCTGCTTTTGTTACACCAATGTCAGACAGATTTAACACGATCAACAAAAGAAGTTAACCCCTCCTCAGTAAGCTCGCCGCTTCAACCTAACTCATCATCCTGCATTGATTATATTCAACTCTAAAGGCGTGACCCTCCACTCAATCAGTCACGACCTCTGACTCAACCGAGTCCAAAGATTATTTCGTGTGTTTTCTCTTTTTTTCAAATCTCATGAGGTACAACGTATGACAGTTCGTCCACGTGCAGCCTTGACTCAGGTCTGCGCCTTCCTGACGTGTCTCTGTCTGGTGGGAACGCCATTGACAGCACTCGGTGCGCCGCTGCTTCAGGCTGCACCATCAGGAAAATCGGCAACTGCCCCAAAGAACGCAGATAAACCCGGCAAAGTGGCCGGATTGGTCGTGAATGTGGCAACCGGTGACCCGATTCCCAACGCCGGAGTCGAAATTGTTTCGACACAGCAGACGTTCTACACGGACAATGACGGCAATTTTGTCCTGACACTCCCGCCGGGAAACTACGAAGTCCGCGTTTTCAAGTCCGGTTTTGTTGACACCAAAAAACCTGTCACCATCGTGGCGGGAGATGTGTTCCCGCTTGATTTTGCGCTTTCAACGACTGGAAGCGGCGAAGTTGTCGAAGTCAATGCCACCAGCGGCAGTACTGAAATTGCAATGGTCGAAGAACGCAAGACGGCGAGCACGATTGTTGATTCGCTGTCATTGCGCGAAATCAACAACGACGTGGCCGGGGACGCCGCCGGGGTGCTGCAGCGCGCACCCGGACTTTCAATCGTTGACAACAAATTTGTCTACGTTCGGGGATTGGGAGATCGCTATAGCAACACCGTCATGAACGACGCCGTGATGCCAACGCCCCAGGCCGAACGCAAAGTCGTGCCGCTTGATCAGGTGCCGTCTGACCTGATTCAGAACTTGAAGATTTTAAAAACCTTTACCCCGGATCAACCGGGCGAGTTTGCCGGTGGGCTGGTCAAAATTGAAACGCTTGAGTTTCCCAACCGCTCGTCGCTCAAATTCTCAACATCATTTGGCGGCAATACCCAGACCACGTTCCAGGATATGCTGACCGCACCCGGAGACCGGCTTGACTTTCTGGGTTTTGGGTTGGGACGGCGTTCACTTCCATCAATCATTCCGAATAAACCGCTGGTGCGTGGCAGCGACCTGCTACCTGGATTTACGCCACAGGAATTACAGACCTTTGGTCGCGCATTTGAAAATGTCTGGGAACCCCGCAAGTCAACCGCGCCGATCAATCAAAGCTACAGCCTGGCCGGCAGCACGCAAATTGGAAAGCTCGGCTTTATCGGCACCATCACTTATGGCAACAGTTCAACGGTGACTCCGGAAATCCAACGCTATCCGCGGGTGTCAACCGGTCCAGATGGCACTCCGGTGGTCAGCGCCCAAAACCTGTATGACTATGTGTCAGGCGTCAACAGTGTTCGGCTTGGGTTGCTGGGCAATGCAGCCTACAAACTCAATGACAAGAACAAGTTCCTGTTCAAAAACTTCTTTAGCAATGACTCACGCGACGAAGCGCGCGAGTTTCAAGGCTATTTTGATGACCGGACAACCGACATTCTGAATCGCCGCCTGCGCTATACTCGCACCCGAACCGAAACCCACCAACTGGCTGGGGATCACCTGGTCAGCAAACTGGGTGATAGCATCTTTACCTGGCGATTTACCTACTCTCGGGCGCTGCTTGACGAGCCGGATCTGCGCG
It encodes the following:
- a CDS encoding LOG family protein, whose amino-acid sequence is MSKDQSKRPLPLKAYKNLDFLNSNSARVLRILSEYLEPESRFRHYKVKDTIVFFGSARIRPSEEVEKELKNDGLEDGYRDKLDRALEMGRYYDDAVELARLLTEWSKSLKERQRRFLICSGGGPGIMEAANRGAALAHGKSIGLNISLPFEQAPNPFISNELSFEFHYFFMRKFWFIYLSKALVIFPGGFGTLDELLEVLTLIQTKKLRRPIPIVIYGEQYWREVLNFDALEKWGMINQEDLNLFRFADTPQTAFEYLRDQLQMFYGEEAEASPFNE
- a CDS encoding geranylgeranyl diphosphate reductase, giving the protein MLVVICGGGPGGAVAAQKLAQSGVETILLEKNFTRIKPCGGAVPPALIREFDIPEHIIERRVQALTVYAPSGQSVQIETSNSFVGMVNREAFDNFLRDRAAQAGALIVEARVETLDATELGAFVTFTTPDGKRKTVQPDCIIGADGVNSLVARKLNLVKGGLQATAVQERFALKSDHIAQLIQRCEIYYDGRFSPDFYSWVYPKADHVVIGTATTVSNANVHIYLETFKQQLGIHDAPMLTETAQIPLRPLKSWTANRAVLIGDAAGLAAPTSGEGIYYAMKSGVMAADAILECSADLRAHKLEDAYQKRFMKEYGATYRQLEALQTAYYQSDEHREALVHLCTDASIRDLAIQSYLFNKRLSPVSIFTSLKLKTKNAVQLTRVKLGHFTGNEKLDKIAK
- a CDS encoding GNAT family N-acetyltransferase, whose translation is MEKPKGLKFFVADMMEADLEEVVELEETTGLSRWGYEGYHWDLHYNPMAIMLVARGDEPGAMMRRILGFIVGRVVPSPVEEYDELHINNIATHPDFRRFGVGWELMEEAMARGRIYGAKSVRLEVRASNTAAQLLYYQLGFQSVTRRRNYYYGPTEDAVVMERWL
- the tsaB gene encoding tRNA (adenosine(37)-N6)-threonylcarbamoyltransferase complex dimerization subunit type 1 TsaB, which gives rise to MTVSSPPDSPVLLILDTTSTQFSVALVRGSQLLAEFGVVTRQTSSLVISDIDFVLHRAGCAVTELDGFGVLVGPGSFTGLRVGLATIQAMSQALNRPVVTATTLEALTTAVPSFSTPVWAWVVQISYRDEVYAQCFRLESGTGPQPLTEPVAGHKNQIAEIVTVFLRTPPTFAAAGFFTGDAIPTLSGRLQSEADKQHVQFFPLDQASQMNYLIESGGWYCIQSPTFLAPTAARLFLNRWREGKQIGAHEIDACYVRPSEAELKLIQPVESQA
- the rnz gene encoding ribonuclease Z, producing the protein MQITFLGTSSGVPTRARNVSSVILSLTQRGEQWMFDCGEGTQHQFFRSNLSISQLRRIFVTHMHGDHTFGLMGLLSSAGLTGRMTKVDLYGPAELKDLIHACQHFTQTQFPYNLNIHPVKPGLVFEDHEYTVTCATLRHRIPAYGYRVQEKDRPGQFLVEKAKALGIPFGPLYGELKRGNSITLADGQTINGAELCGPPKPGRSVVYCTDTIYSESSVRLAKDADVLIHESTYAHEDEPLAHRALHSTTRMAARVALEAGVKQLLLTHFSPRYTNESAITLDDLLKDARSIFPNTELAHDFLVWTVDNSRS
- a CDS encoding LptE family protein; amino-acid sequence: MNQPISSKLHYVLRVFHSICLFVLVFVTVGAGPCGYKPAGKGGSLPPNIRTIAIQTFTNESLRYRVEQRFTAALADEILRRGLPIRLTTDTTHADALITGSIRNFGFRGVLVDDQGRIRLYELTITSAVTLRDQTSNRVLFNDQRLQFRGEYQLSDDPRSFFNEEDPAVERMARDFARSVVTSMLEGF
- the atpG gene encoding ATP synthase F1 subunit gamma — its product is MPNLQGVRRRIKAVRSMRQITKAMKLVSTSRLKRAQDRVTAARPYSRKMTEVLENLASRTTGFSSPLLEQRTGNRVLLVLVTGDKGLCGAFNTNLIRAANLFIRENPDAHIELVAIGRKGRDFFRRRNIKIRKEYIGITAKAVTYEIAAEIAHEVVEMFSGSSTETLEEAAEKTEFETPDKVVLIYNEFKSVIQQVVRTEQLLPIGRFTETTDEGQGGSDSSTDYLYEQPPAEIFTRLLPRYIETQMFQALLESVASEHGSRMTAMDSASKNATEVINKLTLNMNRIRQAAITNDIIEVVSGAAAL
- a CDS encoding DEAD/DEAH box helicase gives rise to the protein MNLSSSELIRLAETLNTSQLRQILSGPAETKSANRKKKAPVEDLSSALPRTLSKLNRMELIVELSIQAQDQPALAHRLVEAVELTPKQLRDWLEEREPKAPKAGLDKIVAVLTRSYQKGHHAAGVPALAVVQLLASGGINQVLKELIEFEKSAGAKAEESLDLHSLMLRRRRREELDQLLAGIGAPEVQPFRPDDFQLEAVDLVLNQDADVMVSAPTGSGKTWIAEQAIRGVLERGQSCWYTSPLKALSNDKFREFSRIFGPENVGIITGDRRVNPDAPLKIGTTEIYRNGLYDAMNGLGFSDRTLSQVRLVVFDEVHYLGDRERGVAWEESIIYTPPDARILMLSATVGNSQELADWVTWTRGVPCHLVYHPDRPVPLRTAFVHTLGRLQPLLSDQDGGTHLHADIIALYSNAFVELEARKNRRRPFYRRFK
- a CDS encoding 6-phosphofructokinase, producing MTGGGDAPGLNAALRAVVRRAMQAHLRVLGIHHGWKGLIQGKVEPLTRYSISGILPRGGTILGTSRVNPLESDESLQRIQETWRRFGLDALITIGGDGTLSAALRMWRDQGYPIVGIPKTIDNDVRGTDFTLGFDTAVSIATEAIDRLHSTAESHDRVMVVEVMGRHAGWIAATSAIAGGADMVLVPEYPFRISRICEIINQRKSLGRFFSIIVVAEDAHPHPDENFLSEQDAQEVFEHTRLGGIGSLLGKKIEELTGIVTRVTVLGFVQRGGGPTAFDRMLASRMGVKAVDMVLNREFGSMTAIQGTHMVSVPLEHAVSGIKLLDDSIYRDCEVFFG